The following are encoded together in the Drosophila biarmipes strain raj3 chromosome 3L, RU_DBia_V1.1, whole genome shotgun sequence genome:
- the LOC108028813 gene encoding uncharacterized protein LOC108028813, giving the protein MSSQVDKKRGAVGSGNEELATMDPTESDFALELKPTPKQTCIPEHQRQRLVSSDTSVYQRDGVFDMPDKSWSVLYFSAGKDRAFK; this is encoded by the exons ATGTCGTCTCAGGTGGATAAAAAGCGCGGTGCGGTCGGCAGTGGCAACGAGGAACTGGCCACCATGGATCCCACCGAGAGCGACTTCGCCCTGGAGCTCAAGCCCACCCCCAAGCAGACCTGCATTCCGGAGCACCAACGCCAGCGACTGGTCAGCTCGGACACCAG TGTTTACCAGCGGGATGGAGTGTTCGATATGCCGGACAAGTCCTGGTCCGTGCTGTACTTCAGCGCCGGGAAGGACAGGGCTTTTAAGTAG
- the LOC108028812 gene encoding uncharacterized protein LOC108028812 produces MYECSRCGNRRSKLSPRAADKFDSAREDCIEGASSWCNLCSELTFFMKCSTGGDSVQELFSNSLDSIDSVPSKVSTGLLGGALHSRTDIQNQQAASLANHLSNWAVEAVDPPKTGGSFSVLPNRHGYLIRNRHSEDEAVTPPVTPLNVTSTTSAPSQSGEKTVRKSGPERLSKMAPSSGRSTRHEKDTGIELLRATPPKHLNPGLPLESDRRLSPVNPYAKSYKHRDEQNQKSHTSTKRIKSSDVNSVLPGFTLKDIKKMQRRFAAEESSEAGTSKQARDRRMMASGSQVKSSSNIELQRKLLEKRRQMRKLASIRNRLDVECETAQTELDVLERSNLRSSSRWSKRQSGGAHMTLQHLFNRMQIEKQIREGKKSLQTESSLEAMMNALSEQNKSNIKIKEMDSDQSSLKSYEPSVAPPGTETETDTETVTGGDCMSTVGTSIESAPSSTQTESIVVKKKKGVYVPLADQLRNPFAKPGRVGFYMPSAFRPKDLFQRTQPLGESRRICILLSSAQRALFQRIVNDPLDIVKLIRSLDESTEVTLNAPRAQFSTIACAEKEVIRLTEKKPQVTKMQKAKELDVSRSPVRCPDSDCRRLCFVSDLNNHLLLDHRCLTMERIKARETKTFFLDTNMTMIDRPRCHMVYMVRDKVIDSQAEELHDLLPVLVMSSRTYLTKALSLPGSRAARIISKARRSSDVELFVLWLTGLVPRNMRPLATISLWSTLGPKMAGCVGVNTGYIYDIRAPNDVGQICRSRCSMVLPMRMIAQMTNNARRFLAVQVQVY; encoded by the coding sequence ATGTACGAGTGCAGTCGCTGTGGTAATCGAAGGAGCAAACTGAGTCCTCGCGCCGCCGACAAGTTCGATAGCGCAAGGGAGGATTGCATAGAGGGTGCTTCCAGTTGGTGCAACCTGTGCAGCGAACTGACCTTCTTTATGAAGTGCTCCACCGGCGGTGATTCGGTGCAGGAACTCTTCAGCAACAGCTTGGATTCCATCGATTCGGTTCCCAGCAAAGTATCGACCGGCTTGCTCGGAGGTGCCCTCCATTCGCGCACGGATATCCAGAACCAGCAGGCCGCCAGTCTGGCTAACCATCTGAGCAACTGGGCCGTCGAGGCCGTGGATCCGCCCAAAACCGGTGGATCCTTCAGTGTACTGCCCAATAGGCATGGCTACTTGATTCGGAATCGTCATAGCGAAGATGAGGCTGTCACACCACCAGTGACTCCTCTTAACGTTACTTCAACTACGAGTGCTCCTTCGCAGAGCGGTGAAAAAACTGTACGTAAATCAGGTCCTGAGAGACTGTCGAAAATGGCTCCATCGTCTGGACGAAGTACAAGACATGAAAAAGACACGGGCATCGAACTGTTGAGAGCCACGCCTCCCAAGCACCTAAATCCAGGATTACCGCTTGAGTCAGATCGTCGCTTGTCCCCTGTTAATCCTTATGCAAAGTCCTACAAGCATCGCGATGAGCAGAATCAAAAGTCCCATACCTCTACCAAGCGTATAAAGAGTTCCGATGTCAATTCTGTTCTCCCTGGTTTTACTCTCAAGGATATAAAGAAGATGCAGCGCCGCTTCGCTGCCGAAGAATCCTCAGAAGCGGGGACCTCCAAGCAGGCAAGAGATCGAAGGATGATGGCCTCCGGGAGTCAAGTGAAAAGTTCCAGCAACATTGAGCTTCAGCGGAAGCTGCTAGAGAAGCGGCGGCAAATGAGGAAGTTGGCCTCCATTCGAAACCGACTAGACGTGGAGTGTGAGACAGCCCAAACGGAACTGGATGTCCTGGAGAGGAGTAATCTTCGCTCGTCATCAAGGTGGAGTAAGAGGCAGAGTGGAGGAGCCCACATGACATTACAACACCTGTTCAATAGAATGCAAATTGAGAAGCAGATACGGGAAGGCAAGAAGTCGCTCCAGACAGAGAGTAGTCTAGAGGCCATGATGAATGCCCTAAGCGAACagaataaatcaaatataaaaataaaggaaatggACTCGGACCAATCAAGCCTGAAAAGCTATGAGCCATCGGTTGCACCTCCaggaactgaaaccgaaacggACACGGAAACCGTGACTGGAGGGGATTGTATGTCCACGGTGGGAACCAGCATAGAAAGTGCCCCATCATCCACCCAAACTGAAAGTATAGTTGTGAAAAAGAAGAAGGGGGTCTATGTACCCCTGGCCGATCAGCTGAGAAATCCCTTTGCAAAACCGGGTAGGGTGGGATTTTACATGCCCAGCGCCTTTCGTCCCAAAGACCTCTTTCAGCGAACCCAGCCCTTGGGAGAATCCCGCAGGATCTGTATCCTGTTGTCGTCGGCGCAGCGTGCCTTATTCCAGCGGATCGTCAACGATCCCCTGGACATAGTAAAGCTGATCCGGAGTCTCGATGAATCAACGGAGGTGACCTTGAATGCGCCCAGAGCCCAGTTCTCCACAATAGCCTGTGCGGAGAAGGAAGTAATCCGTCTGACCGAGAAGAAACCGCAGGTGACCAAGATGCAAAAGGCCAAAGAACTGGATGTCTCCCGATCGCCGGTCCGTTGTCCCGATTCCGATTGCCGGCGGCTGTGCTTCGTCTCCGACTTGAATAACCACCTCCTGCTGGATCATCGATGCCTGACCATGGAGCGCATAAAGGCCAGGGAGACCAAGACCTTTTTTCTGGACACCAACATGACTATGATTGATAGGCCCAGGTGCCATATGGTTTATATGGTGCGGGATAAGGTCATCGACAGCCAGGCTGAGGAGCTGCACGATCTACTGCCAGTTCTGGTGATGAGTAGCCGCACTTATCTGACCAAGGCCTTGAGTCTCCCGGGATCACGGGCTGCAAGGATCATCAGCAAGGCAAGACGTAGCTCCGATGTGGAGCTCTTCGTCCTATGGCTGACCGGGCTGGTGCCGCGCAACATGAGGCCCTTGGCCACCATTTCCCTGTGGTCCACCCTGGGTCCCAAGATGGCCGGCTGCGTCGGTGTTAATACTGGCTATATCTACGACATCCGGGCTCCCAACGATGTGGGCCAAATCTGTCGGAGTCGGTGCTCCATGGTGCTGCCCATGAGGATGATCGCCCAGATGACCAACAATGCACGCAGATTCCTGGCCGTTCAGGTGCAGGTCTACTGA
- the LOC108028002 gene encoding putative uncharacterized protein DDB_G0294196, with product MLQFIRLEPELSSAIEIVKRPVKWHLSAMELNSYKYLYLQLFGHQMPHSQTSNKMKTFCLTLALCACLAAADVSHLQPGSSYLPPPRPEHAVSMSIEPQELRELPEQVEYMRPNEQGQMEAMPSSLLTPPAPVDQEEVLPSTRYLPPAPAPAPVPLPVQMDAEPMMMPQMEMMAPEEAVMEKLQQHPDPANRYLPPAPVPEQQLTYQQYQEQMQQFQMQEQQQQDQPQEQQPQQFQDQPAEQEQQMPYVLDVQQPMAPSDVETQEQLEPEPAHELRADGYHYKQAEEQRRLRH from the exons ATGCTCCAGTTTATACGCCTCGAGCCGGAGCTCTCGAGCGCAATTGAGATTGTCAAACGCCCCGTCAAGTGGCACCT GTCCGCCATGGAGCTGAACTCGTATAAATATCTTTACCTCCAGCTGTTCGGACATCAGATGCCTCACAGCCAAACATCCAACAAGATG AAAACCTTCTGCCTGACCCTCGCTTTGTGCGCCTGCCTGGCCGCCGCGGATGTGTCCCACCTGCAGCCCGGCAGCAGCTACCTTCCCCCTCCTCGTCCGGAGCACGCGGTGTCCATGAGCATCGAGCCGCAGGAGCTGCGAGAGCTGCCCGAACAGGTGGAGTACATGCGTCCGAATGAGCAGGGTCAGATGGAGGCCATGCCCAGCAGCCTGCTTACTCCCCCAGCTCCAGTGGATCAGGAAGAAGTCCTGCCATCCACTCGTTACCTGCCACCTGCACCTGCACCTGCTCCAGTTCCACTTCCAGTCCAGATGGATGCTGAGCCCATGATGATGCCCCAGATGGAGATGATGGCTCCCGAGGAGGCCGTTATGGAGAAGCTCCAGCAGCATCCAGATCCCGCCAATCGTTACCTGCCCCCCGCACCCGTTCCCGAGCAGCAGTTGACCTACCAGCAGTACCAGGAGCAGATGCAGCAGTTCCAGatgcaggagcagcagcagcaggatcagccccaggagcagcagccccAGCAGTTCCAGGATCAGCCagcggagcaggagcagcagatgCCCTACGTTCTGGATGTCCAGCAGCCCATGGCTCCATCCGATGTGGAGACCCAGGAGCAACTGGAACCAGAGCCCGCCCACGAGCTCCGTGCCGATGGCTATCACTACAAACAGGCCGAGGAACAGCGTCGTCTGCGTCATTAA
- the LOC108028675 gene encoding uncharacterized protein LOC108028675 isoform X2: protein MLAIRSARRTWTRSSSQPLCPNMLHRNFAENDGELTLYNIPQQLEKTFTAEIVFGNRNIYPEPKQESYRLQYYNRPSEIGAIIVAFVESFRLNPDFWTAATMDGILKRGVKLTKKSADLNYKSETNDFDIIQQVVERDAAVEIKIHFSGLLKNEPNMFKALSLFFSKYNACIFTSRDLFLLIWKRCLNSYYIFDPNGRNEDCERDFEEGKCSLMATRYTEHLVHLITKFSDLQPQDEFNIFEISLTQYGKLKEPPIKAAENEEYHKLWAVVNENFAVKTAATGGIHQPISGNEKNASLVVSLIALIYSEFELAKLWKPGTVDDIIRYGVAYYKTLRKKFRLDGKRWKNKKPHLNVVDLPEMFLMGAFKATVRKHPFMINGHVADCKSYLESQLTMALHQLFNMPQWPSALLQIDNSVMAVWRDREFFYVFDPFRRNRTGLVVDPDDYTIKGLAVLQMHATFDSFVRVIYMNALKMRRGGKFFIHGIRTGCIRPLQVMTPQTNKFPGLQMGLPTFTDEPPMPELKQKKSIESIPEEDRFPTVDEKEMVEELINMIINSIIKELPEPQPKRPYLYKPAQKVLLRTDQENLKALRLKIKRGYELGQEEEEDLKRVLTVEEEVALKSNFKALPDGSWIIMGTTQLPQLDEEMAKLGGLLAGLVAMAVSSKYKLSTWNADLIEFSLESANSFGDDYQNYEYILACLLAKKLPDIAIGESNFSLEVKKVVKSSIMVPLRQVLVDLLVDNNRLLLVCQRFSCVIFKRYNFVYMFIGFPCNAIGYRKGGSGPACLLRFVELDALIKRIEFGCNPQGCSVMNFIVACVQMVDNNIHGRFRPWRKEDDDKEVKQETARQKKLRDQRLEKMRYIDEELRKENERIQMFLKAKQEHLDRKAGKKPEYRDIGIDEGEGEEGDEEEDMVGEEEGEEEGEGEEEVELKHRPGKKLPKELRRAYKPRPIMFGYRMREKDCNFKIQGSLALEGREEGSFKTIKPCYFASALAIISCSLRPLNQWNSYRIDRVINNAKAIATGVCELESVFERVVRHVTIDDYEFDIWIRCFEPAGMWTPTPVKKPGSPEVGLMLFKKKFGKLLNLRKYMIIFTPNGSYAIYHDEFFHVFDPYGSMEKPGGDEEQTDEGDEEGGGGKKKKRCPKGPKRWPERNTASWVLLYDVDSVIKYIDDRSAVKNWKEKNLYKFFLVDVLSHKKAAPNARILQLLTDLSIPMTCTNKQYGRPEYEICATNESLGWLELENCLPVWSRLNRRNTAGKYRNLPISKIKKFDIEIEGRLWSLWGNLHPEAPVFEDDVRGRQYLGCYVMACCAASVYRLMDWSPHLLDTIVVSGTTYFKESIDQISKEDYEFSLENLNIDCSMDTINFVVHIEHVCYGKLYRVPTFNRMNLSEALIYFFSHYQFGIVSVRKRSLAIGFCPGHDGGYFMYDCQEKDHPLFPKQQGASYMLRTRHLQVLLYCVVVTLNVPFYNIDFSIHKVEMLREGATVENEEEEGDAEEGGD, encoded by the exons ATGTTGGCTATCAGAAGCGCGAGGAGAACTTGGACCAGGAGTTCATCGCAGCCTCTCTGCCCAAATATG CTTCATCGAAACTTTGCAGAAAACGACGGCGAACTTACGCTCTATAATATACCCCAGCAGCTGGAGAAGACTTTCACCGCTGAGATTGTGTTCGGCAATAGAAATATCTATCCGGAGCCAAAGCAGGAGTCTTACCGATTGCA ATACTATAATCGACCCAGTGAGATCGGCGCCATTATAGTAGCCTTCGTGGAGAGCTTTCGCTTGAACCCAGATTTCTGGACAGCAGCTACCATGGATGGTATCCTGAAGCGCGGCGTGAAGTTGACCAAAAAGAGCGCCGATCTGAACTACAAGTCGGAGACGAATGACTTTGACATAATTCAACAAGTGGTGGAACGAGATGCTGCCGTGGAGATAAAGATCCACTTCTCAGGACTTCTTAAGAACGAACCGAATATGTTCAAGGCCCTTTCACTATTCTTTTCCAAATACAATGCGTGTATCTTCACATCCCGCGATCTCTTCCTGCTCATCTGGAAGCGTTGCCTGAACTCGTACTATATCTTCGATCCCAATGGACGCAACGAGGACTGTGAGCGGGATTTCGAGGAAGGCAAGTGCTCACTCATGGCCACTCGCTATACGGAGCATTTGGTGCACCTGATCACCAAGTTCAGTGATCTGCAGCCGCAGGATGAGTTCAATATCTTCGAGATATCCTTGACCCAGTACGGAAAACTGAAGGAGCCGCCCATTAAGGCGGCGGAGAATGAGGAGTACCACAAGCTCTGGGCCGTGGTCAACGAGAACTTCGCGGTGAAAACAGCGGCCACTGGTGGCATTCACCAGCCCATCTCCGGCAATGAGAAGAATGCCTCGCTGGTTGTATCCTTGATAGCTCTTATTTACTCGGAATTCGAGCTTGCTAAACTCTGGAAACCTGGCACTGTGGATGATATCATAAGGTACGGCGTTGCGTACTATAAGACCCTGCGCAAGAAGTTCCGCCTGGATGGCAAACGCTGGAAGAACAAGAAGCCCCATTTGAATGTGGTGGATCTGCCGGAGATGTTTCTTATGGGTGCTTTTAAGGCCACGGTTCGCAAGCATCCCTTTATGATCAACGGTCATGTGGCGGACTGCAAGAGCTACTTGGAATCCCAGCTAACGATGGCTCTGCATCAGTTGTTCAACATGCCCCAGTGGCCTTCGGCGCTGCTCCAGATCGATAATTCGGTGATGGCTGTGTGGCGGGACAGGGAGTTCTTCTATGTCTTCGATCCCTTCCGGCGAAATCGAACTGGTCTTGTGGTAGATCCCGACGACTATACCATTAAGGGTCTAGCCGTACTGCAAATGCACGCCACCTTTGACTCCTTCGTCCGGGTGATCTACATGAATGCCTTGAAGATGCGACGTGGTGGCAAGTTCTTTATCCATGGGATCAGGACGGGTTGCATTCGCCCCTTGCAGGTGATGACACCGCAGACGAACAAGTTTCCAGGTCTGCAAATGGGGCTGCCCACCTTCACGGATGAGCCACCTATGCCGGAGTTGAAGCAGAAGAAGAGCATCGAGAGTATTCCGGAGGAGGATCGCTTCCCCACGGTCGATGAGAAGGAGATGGTGGAGGAACTGATTAACATGATCATAAATAGCATCATCAAGGAACTGCCAGAACCGCAGCCTAAGAGACCTTATCTCTATAAGCCAGCGCAGAAGGTTCTTTTGCGCACTGACCAGGAGAATCTTAAGGCCCTGCGGCTGAAGATCAAGCGAGGCTATGAGCTAGGccaggaggaagaggaggatCTGAAGAGGGTTCTCACGGTGGAGGAGGAAGTGGCTCTCAAGAGCAACTTTAAAGCGTTACCAGATGGTTCCTGGATCATCATGGGCACCACGCAGCTTCCTCAGTTGGATGAGGAGATGGCTAAGCTGGGAGGTCTCCTGGCTGGTTTGGTTGCCATGGCTGTTTCCTCCAAGTACAAGCTTTCCACCTGGAATGCAGACCTCATTGAATTCTCCCTTGAATCAGCCAATAGCTTTGGAGATGATTACCAGAACTACGAGTACATTTTGGCCTGCCTTTTGGCCAAGAAACTGCCGGATATTGCCATCGGAGAGAGTAACTTCAGTCTGGAGGTGAAGAAGGTGGTGAAGTCCTCGATCATGGTGCCTCTCCGCCAGGTCCTGGTGGATCTGCTGGTTGATAACAATAGGTTGCTCCTCGTTTGCCAACGCTTCTCCTGCGTGATCTTCAAGCGCTATAACTTTGTGTACATGTTCATTGGATTCCCGTGTAATGCCATTGGGTATAGAAAAGGTGGCTCCGGACCAGCTTGTCTCCTCCGATTTGTGGAACTGGATGCCCTGATCAAGCGCATTGAGTTCGGCTGCAATCCCCAGGGCTGTTCGGTGATGAACTTCATCGTGGCCTGTGTCCAAATGGTGGACAATAATATCCATGGGCGCTTCCGACCCTGGCGCAAGGAGGATGATGATAAGGAGGTCAAGCAGGAGACTGCGAGGCAGAAGAAGCTGCGCGATCAGCGGCTGGAGAAGATGCGCTACATCGACGAGGAGCTCCGCAAGGAGAACGAGCGCATCCAGATGTTCTTGAAGGCAAAGCAGGAACACTTGGACCGCAAGGCGGGAAAGAAAC CCGAGTACAGGGACATTGGCATCGACGAGGGCGAGGGCGAGGAgggcgacgaggaggaggacatGGTCGGCGAGGAGGAGGGCGAGGAGGAAGGCGAGggcgaggaggaggtggagctGAAGCACCGACCGGGCAAGAAGCTGCCCAAGGAACTGCGCCGTGCCTACAAGCCGCGTCCCATCATGTTCGGCTACAGGATGCGCGAGAAGGACTGCAACTTCAAGATCCAAGGCAGCCTGGCGCTCGAGGGCCGTGAGGAGGGCTCCTTCAAGACGATCAAGCCGTGCTACTTCGCCTCCGCCCTGGCCATTATCAGTTGCTCCCTGCGCCCCCTGAACCAATGGAACTCCTACCGCATCGACAGGGTCATCAACAATGCCAAGGCCATAGCCACGGGAGTTTGTGAATTGGAATCGGTCTTCGAGAGGGTGGTTCGCCACGTTACCATCGATGACTACGAGTTTGACATCTGGATTCGCTGCTTCGAGCCGGCGGGCATGTGGACCCCAACCCCGGTGAAGAAACCGGGTTCTCCGGAAGTGGGTCTCATGCTTTTCAAGAAGAAGTTCGGCAAGCTGCTAAACCTGCGTAAATACATGATTATCTTCACGCCCAACGGAAGCTATGCCATCTACCACGACGAGTTCTTCCACGTGTTCGATCCTTATGGCAGTATGGAGAAACCTGGCGGGGATGAGGAGCAGACGGACGAGGGCGACGAGGAGGGTGGAGGTGGGAAGAAAAAGAAACGTTGTCCTAAAGGACCCAAGCGTTGGCCCGAAAGGAACACCGCCTCGTGGGTTCTGCTCTACGACGTGGATTCGGTGATTAAGTACATAGACGATCGCAGTGCAGTGAAGAACTGGAAGGAGAAGAACCTGTACAAGTTCTTCCTGGTGGATGTCCTGTCGCACAAGAAGGCGGCTCCGAACGCCCGAATCCTGCAACTGCTTACGGATCTCTCGATACCCATGACCTGCACCAACAAGCAGTACGGCAGACCCGAGTACGAGATCTGTGCCACCAACGAATCCCTTGGTTGGCTGGAACTGGAGAACTGTCTGCCCGTGTGGAGCAGGTTGAATCGCCGCAATACGGCGGGCAAGTACCGCAACCTGCCCATCAGCAAGATCAAGAAGTTCGACATCGAGATCGAGGGACGGCTGTGGTCCTTGTGGGGCAACCTCCACCCGGAGGCCCCGGTCTTCGAGGACGATGTGAGGGGTCGTCAGTATCTGGGCTGCTATGTGATGGCTTGCTGTGCCGCCAGTGTCTACCGGCTGATGGATTGGAGTCCCCATCTGCTGGACACCATTGTGGTCAGCGGCACCACCTACTTCAAGGAGAGCATCGATCAGATCAGCAAGGAGGACTACGAGTTCTCGCTGGAGAACCTCAACATTGACTGCTCCATGGACACCATCAACTTTGTGGTCCACATCGAGCATGTGTGCTATGGCAAACTCTATCGAGTGCCCACCTTCAACCGGATGAATCTCTCCGAGGCTCTGATCTACTTCTTCAGTCACTACCAGTTTGGCATAGTGAGTGTGCGAAAGCGTTCCCTGGCCATCGGGTTCTGTCCTGGCCACGATGGCGGATACTTCATGTACGATTGCCAGGAGAAGGACCATCCGCTGTTCCCCAAGCAGCAGGGCGCCTCCTACATGCTGCGCACCCGCCACCTCCAGGTGCTCCTCTACTGCGTGGTGGTCACCCTGAACGTGCCCTTCTACAACATCGACTTCAGCATCCACAAGGTGGAGATGCTGCGCGAAGGAGCCACCGTCGAgaacgaggaggaggagggggaCGCCGAGGAGGGCGGCGATTGA